One genomic segment of Bradyrhizobium prioriisuperbiae includes these proteins:
- a CDS encoding DUF3168 domain-containing protein, whose translation MLDPSFPLQTAIFAALTAPGALPAVVGGRVYDERVQNSAMPYLSMGDCQVLPDKAECIDGAECFPIIDVWSVYKGYKEAKEIAAAILAKLDDKPQNLTVAGFNVIVFELSNYQPLRDPDGITRRVSITFRTLINPV comes from the coding sequence ATGCTTGACCCGTCCTTCCCGCTGCAAACGGCAATCTTCGCTGCCCTCACCGCGCCTGGCGCGCTACCTGCCGTTGTGGGTGGGCGCGTGTATGACGAGCGGGTACAGAACTCGGCTATGCCCTACTTAAGCATGGGTGACTGCCAAGTGCTTCCGGACAAGGCCGAGTGCATCGACGGTGCGGAGTGTTTTCCGATTATCGACGTTTGGTCGGTTTACAAGGGCTACAAGGAAGCGAAAGAGATTGCCGCAGCGATCCTCGCCAAGCTGGACGATAAGCCGCAAAATCTGACCGTCGCCGGCTTCAATGTCATCGTATTCGAGTTAAGTAATTATCAGCCGCTCCGGGATCCCGATGGCATAACTCGTCGGGTGTCCATCACGTTCCGGACTCTCATCAACCCAGTTTAA
- a CDS encoding phage head closure protein, whose amino-acid sequence MRAGPANKRATFQLLQTVPDGAGGGSESWVDHATVWARFSPENAKEKIQQGRIADAAAGTLWVRSSDAMRQVNDTFRVLLDGKTFNVRSVANPDQRNKDIVMIIETDGSTPS is encoded by the coding sequence ATGCGCGCCGGGCCAGCCAACAAGCGGGCAACATTCCAGTTGCTCCAGACGGTCCCGGATGGCGCTGGCGGCGGCTCGGAAAGCTGGGTCGACCATGCAACGGTCTGGGCACGGTTCTCCCCAGAGAATGCGAAAGAGAAGATCCAGCAAGGGCGAATTGCCGATGCTGCGGCTGGGACGCTGTGGGTCAGATCGTCCGATGCCATGCGCCAGGTCAACGATACGTTTCGAGTCCTGCTTGATGGGAAGACCTTCAATGTCAGGTCTGTCGCAAATCCAGACCAGCGAAACAAAGACATCGTAATGATCATCGAGACGGATGGATCGACGCCGTCATGA
- a CDS encoding head-tail connector protein, with amino-acid sequence MIRHCHHHRHDEPTSDLYLIVAPDEVISLADMKKHLRVDAEDDNELIEAYTTAITQHLDGRDGYLRRSIGEQTWELRLSWFPGGGSVPLPLPPLIEVVSVAYTDAAGSEQTFDGANYSVTGLGTNNGRVVLGYGKTWPAIGTGPEPVKIRFRAGYIDGGVSPSAPNVPGPILSAIKLMVGALYENRESVVVGVTAIELPWAVQALLGPYRVYD; translated from the coding sequence ATGATCCGTCATTGCCATCATCATCGACATGACGAGCCGACGTCAGATTTGTATTTGATTGTTGCGCCGGATGAGGTGATATCGCTAGCGGACATGAAGAAGCATCTTCGCGTCGATGCCGAGGATGACAACGAACTGATCGAGGCCTACACCACGGCCATTACACAGCATCTCGATGGGCGCGATGGCTATCTTCGCCGGTCCATCGGCGAGCAGACCTGGGAATTGCGACTGTCTTGGTTCCCCGGCGGCGGGTCTGTGCCGCTGCCGCTTCCGCCGCTCATCGAAGTTGTCTCGGTGGCATATACTGACGCAGCCGGGTCTGAGCAGACCTTTGATGGCGCGAATTATTCCGTAACGGGGTTGGGCACGAACAACGGTCGGGTCGTCTTGGGGTACGGGAAGACGTGGCCAGCGATCGGGACTGGGCCAGAGCCAGTCAAGATTCGGTTCCGAGCTGGCTATATTGACGGGGGCGTCAGCCCGTCGGCACCGAATGTCCCTGGCCCAATTCTCTCCGCCATCAAGCTTATGGTTGGCGCACTCTATGAGAACCGTGAGAGCGTGGTTGTCGGTGTGACCGCTATCGAACTGCCGTGGGCAGTGCAGGCTCTCCTTGGCCCATACCGGGTCTATGACTAA
- a CDS encoding class I SAM-dependent methyltransferase, protein MKESEYKLQRRVAGYHDIRMDGMTDLVLRAKGSSVFDIGCNRGLVAFEMANNGATVCHGCDNFEQGIGTARELFADLRAVETRFEVLDLTGGVAAVSRVFGNSRYDIVLCLATYHKLRRIMPAAALSELMVDFGKRTIRYFGWRGTSDKPAENEKEITNLDHDLGLAGLKRIHTSYISEILGVAAIWGRV, encoded by the coding sequence GTGAAGGAATCGGAATACAAATTGCAGCGGCGTGTCGCCGGATATCACGACATCCGCATGGATGGTATGACCGATCTCGTTCTTCGGGCCAAAGGCTCTAGTGTTTTCGACATAGGATGCAACCGCGGCTTGGTAGCATTCGAGATGGCAAACAACGGCGCCACGGTCTGCCATGGGTGCGATAATTTCGAGCAGGGCATTGGCACGGCACGGGAGTTGTTCGCCGATCTGCGAGCCGTGGAGACCCGATTTGAGGTGCTGGACTTGACCGGCGGGGTCGCTGCTGTCTCCCGGGTTTTCGGAAATAGCCGGTACGACATCGTCCTGTGTCTCGCCACCTATCACAAGCTGAGGAGAATCATGCCGGCGGCGGCGCTGTCGGAATTGATGGTGGATTTCGGCAAGAGGACGATCCGGTATTTCGGCTGGCGGGGCACGTCCGACAAGCCGGCCGAAAACGAGAAGGAAATCACCAACCTCGATCACGATCTTGGACTGGCTGGTCTGAAGCGGATCCACACCAGTTACATCAGCGAAATTTTGGGAGTTGCAGCAATTTGGGGCAGGGTGTGA
- a CDS encoding class I SAM-dependent methyltransferase, which yields MSRLFETEALQVPEEINRLAEIVKSEGVRSYLEIGSKFGGSLWTIARALPLGSRIVSVDMPNGTKRWKESSSSLRDCITELNRLGYDARVIWDNSTAPYAISQVKAAGPFDAVLLDADHRLAGVTADWRNYGPMGRIVAFHDIAWKRAPDWVGTRIDVPEFWDSIKGNYRHEEIKACPTGKNNGIGVLWRS from the coding sequence GTGAGCAGACTTTTCGAAACCGAAGCGCTCCAGGTCCCGGAAGAGATCAACCGGCTTGCGGAGATCGTGAAGTCCGAAGGCGTTCGGTCTTATCTTGAGATCGGGTCGAAGTTCGGCGGCTCGCTCTGGACGATCGCTCGCGCGCTGCCGCTTGGTTCACGCATTGTTTCAGTGGATATGCCGAATGGTACGAAGCGGTGGAAGGAAAGCAGCTCTTCGCTGCGTGACTGCATCACAGAACTCAATCGCTTGGGCTATGATGCCCGCGTCATCTGGGATAACAGCACGGCTCCCTACGCCATCAGCCAAGTTAAGGCCGCCGGGCCGTTTGACGCGGTTCTTCTCGATGCGGACCATAGACTTGCCGGTGTCACGGCGGACTGGCGCAACTACGGCCCGATGGGGCGCATTGTGGCCTTCCACGACATCGCCTGGAAGCGCGCGCCGGACTGGGTTGGCACTCGGATCGATGTTCCGGAGTTCTGGGACAGCATCAAGGGCAACTATCGGCACGAGGAAATCAAGGCCTGCCCGACAGGCAAGAACAACGGGATTGGTGTCCTGTGGAGATCCTGA